A genomic window from Vitis riparia cultivar Riparia Gloire de Montpellier isolate 1030 chromosome 18, EGFV_Vit.rip_1.0, whole genome shotgun sequence includes:
- the LOC117906443 gene encoding disease resistance protein RPV1-like isoform X2 translates to MASSTQKPSSSSSTSIRQYNFDVFLSFRGEDTRYNFTDHLFVNLHRMGIKTFRDDQLKRGEEIKLELLKTIEDSRISIVVFSKDYAQSKWCLDELAKIMECREEMEQIVFPVFYHVDPSDVRKQTGSFGEALSIHERTVDEKKVQRWKDSLTKASNLSGFHVNDGYESKHIKEITNEICKRLNPKLLHIDDVIVGMDFRLKELKSLLSSDLHDIHVVGIYGTGGIGKTTIAKIVYNEIQCQFTSASFLQDVRETFNKHCQLQLQQQLLHDTVGDVEEFSNINKGINIIKARLSSKRVLIVIDDVDQLQQLESVARSPKWFGPGSTIIITTRNQHLLVEYGVTISYKATELHNREALQLFSQHAFKQNVPKADYVNLSNCLVRYAQGLPLALKVLGSSLRGMTIDEWKSALDKFKKNPMKEINDVLRISFDGLDSSQKEVFLDIACFFKGECEDVVLRILDGCKLDPMYNIRVLRDRCLITILDNVIQMHDLIQQMGWAIVREECPGDPNKWSRLWDVDDIYDAFSRQEGMKNIQTISLDLSRSKEIRFSTKVFAKMKKLRLLKIYCNDHDGLTREEYKVHLPKDFEFPHNLKYLHWQRCTLRSLPSRFHGEQLIEINLKSSNIKKLWKGNKCLGKLKGIDLSNSKQLVKMPKFSSMPNLERLNLEGCTSLRELHSSIGDLKWLTYLNLGECEQLQSLPTSMKFEFLEVLYLNQCPKLKKIPEIHGNMGHLKELYLNESGIKELPSSIVYLFSLEVLNLSDCSNFEKFPEIHGNIKFLRELHLEGCSKFEKFPDTFTYMEHLRGLHLRESGIKELPDSIGYLESLEILDLSYCSNFEKFPEIRGNMKCLKELFLDNTAIKELPGSIRCLESLENLNLSYCSNFEKFPEIQGNMKFLKELYLKHTTIKELPNSIGCLQDLEILDLSGCSNLERLPEFQKDMGNLRDLFLDKTAIKGLPCSIGHLTGLDRLNLENCRNLRSLPSICGLKSLGDLFINGCSNLEVFSEITEDMEQLERLLLHETGITKLPSSIEHLRGLRSLELIDCENLVALPNSIGSLTCLTSLRVRNCTKLHNLPDDLRSLRCCLKELDLGGCNLMEGEIPSDLWCLSSLVYLDVSENHIRCIPAGITQLFELETLYMNHCPMLEEIGELPSSLTKMGAQGCPCLEIETFSSPLWSSLLKCFKSPNQSTFFRRGRFLIPGSSGIPEWVSHQRMGCEVRIELPMNWYEDNNFLGFVLFFHHVPLDDDECETTIGSIPLYELTISHGDQSERLDWISFYSECKTFWIRDLSYVDELYPYYSRRTSDPAIWVTYFPQIKIPGEYRSSWWNNLKAHFHTPIGVGSFKCGTNACFKVKSCGIHLLYAQDQIHCPQPSRGSLGEREDHPAKRLNPSKVCLLSFFIY, encoded by the exons ATGGCTTCCTCTACCCAaaaaccctcttcttcttcttctacctcAATCCGTCAATATAACTTCGATGtgttcttgagttttagaggtGAAGACACCCGCTACAATTTTACGGATCATTTATTCGTAAATTTGCATCGGATGGGGATTAAAACTTTCAGAGACGATCAACTTAAAAGAGGAGAGGAGATCAAATTagaacttttaaaaactattgaaGATTCAAGAATTTCCATAGTTGTGTTCTCAAAAGACTATGCTCAGTCCAAGTGGTGTTTGGATGAGTTAGCGAAGATCATGGAGTGCAGGGAAGAAATGGAACAAATAGTCTTTCCGGTGTTCTACCACGTGGATCCTTCCGATGTGCGAAAGCAAACAGGGAGCTTCGGAGAGGCACTTTCCATTCACGAAAGAACGGTAGATGAGAAGAAGGTGCAAAGGTGGAAGGATTCCTTGACAAAAGCAAGCAATCTAAGTGGTTTCCATGTGAATGATGG GTATGAGTCAAAGCATATTAAGGAAATTACTAACGAGATTTGTAAAAGATTGAATCCCAAGCTTTTGCATATTGATGATGTTATAGTTGGGATGGATTTTCGCCTTAAAGAACTAAAATCATTGTTAAGTAGTGACTTGCATGACATTCATGTGGTTGGGATCTATGGAACTGGTGGAATTGGTAAAACTACCATTGCCAAGATTGTTTATAATGAGATCCAATGTCAATTCACTAGTGCTAGCTTTCTTCAAGATGTCAGAGAGACATTCAACAAGCATTGTCAACTTCAACTACAACAACAACTTCTTCATGATACAGTGGGGGATGTTGAAGAGTTTAGCAATATCAATAAAGGAATCAATATAATAAAGGCCAGACTTAGCTCAAAAAGGGTTCTTATTGTAATTGATGATGTGGATCAGTTGCAGCAATTAGAGTCAGTGGCCAGAAGTCCTAAATGGTTTGGTCCAGGAAGTACAATTATCATTACAACCAGAAACCAACATTTGTTGGTTGAGTATGGAGTGACTATATCATATAAGGCTACAGAATTACATAATAGGGAAGCTCTTCAACTCTTCAGCCAACATGCCTTTAAACAAAATGTTCCTAAAGCAGATTATGTGAACCTCTCAAATTGCTTGGTACGTTATGCTCAAGGTCTCCCTTTGGCCCTTAAAGTTCTAGGTTCTTCTCTTCGAGGCATGACAATAGATGAATGGAAAAGCGCATtggataaatttaaaaaaaaccctatGAAGGAAATTAATGATGTGCTTAGAATAAGTTTTGATGGGCTTGATTCTTCTCAAAAGGAGGTTTTCCTTGACATTGCGTGTTTTTTCAAAGGTGAATGCGAAGATGTCGTGTTAAGAATATTAGATGGTTGCAAGTTAGATCCAATGTACAACATAAGAGTTCTACGTGATAGATGTCTGATAACTATCTTAGACAACGTCATACAAATGCATGACTTGATACAACAAATGGGTTGGGCAATTGTTCGTGAAGAATGTCCGGGAGACCCAAACAAATGGAGTAGATTGTGGGATGTTGATGATATTTATGATGCATTTTCTAGACAAGAG ggaatgaaaaatattcaaaccATATCTTTGGACTTGTCTAGATCAAAAGAAATACGGTTCAGTACAAAAGTGTTTGCTAAGATGAAGAAACTTAGGTTGCTTAAAATCTATTGCAATGATCATGATGGTTTGACAAGAGAAGAGTATAAAGTGCATCTTCCTAAAGACTTTGAATTTCCTCATAATTTGAAATATCTTCATTGGCAAAGATGCACTTTGAGGTCTTTACCTTCAAGGTTTCATGGAGAACAGCTTATTGAAATCAACTTGAAGTCTAGCAACATAAAAAAGCTTTGGAAAGGGAATAAG TGTCTTGGAAAACTAAAGGGCATTGATTTAAGTAACTCAAAACAGCTTGTcaaaatgcctaaattctcaaGCATGCCGAATTTGGAGAGACTGAATCTTGAAGGTTGCACAAGTTTGCGCGAACTTCATTCATCTATTGGTGATCTCAAATGGTTGACTTACTTGAATTTAGGAGAATGTGAGCAGCTCCAAAGTTTACCTACTAGCATGAAGTTTGAATTTCTTGAAGTCCTTTATCTCAATCAATGTCCAAAGTTGAAGAAGATTCCTGAGATCCATGGGAATATGGGACATTTGAAGGAACTTTATTTAAATGAGAGTGGGATTAAAGAGCTACCAAGTAgcattgtttatttattctctcTTGAAGTCCTTAATCTCTCAGATTGTTCAAACTTTGAGAAATTTCCTGAGATCCATGGGAATATAAAATTTTTGAGGGAGCTTCATTTAGAAGGATGTtcaaagtttgagaaatttccGGATACATTTACTTATATGGAACATTTAAGGGGGCTTCATTTACGTGAGAGTGGTATTAAAGAACTCCCAGACAGCATTGGGTATTTGGAATCTCTTGAAATTCTTGACCTCTCATATTgctcaaattttgagaaattccCAGAGATAAGAGGGAATATGAAATGTTTGAAGGAGCTTTTTTTAGATAATACTGCTATTAAGGAACTCCCAGGCAGCATTAGATGTTTGGAATCTCTTGAAAATCTCAACCTCTCATATTGCTCAAACTTTGAGAAATTTCCAGAGATCCAAGGGAATatgaaattcttgaaggagCTTTATTTAAAGCACACCACTATTAAGGAACTCCCAAATAGCATTGGGTGCTTGCAGGACCTTGAAATTCTTGACCTCAGTGGTTGCTCAAATCTTGAGAGGCTTCCTGAGTTTCAAAAAGATATGGGAAATCTACGGGATCTTTTTCTAGACAAAACTGCAATTAAAGGATTACCCTGCTCAATAGGTCATCTCACTGGACTTGATCgcttaaatttggaaaattgtaGAAACTTGAGAAGTCTTCCAAGCATATGTGGGTTGAAATCCCTTGGAGACCTCTTTATCAATGGTTGTTCAAATCTAGAGGTTTTTTCAGAGATCACGGAGGATATGGAACAATTAGAACGCCTTTTGTTACATGAAACGGGCATAACAAAGctgccatcatcaattgaacACCTGAGAGGTCTTCGTTCCTTGGAATTGATCGATTGTGAGAACCTTGTGGCTCTTCCCAATAGCATTGGTAGTTTGACATGTCTTACTAGTCTTCGTGTTCGTAACTGTACAAAGCTCCATAACTTGCCTGACGATTTGAGAAGCCTACGGTGTTGCCTAAAAGAACTAGATCTAGGTGGTTGCAACCTGATGGAAGGAGAAATCCCCAGTGATTTATGGTGCTTATCCTCACTGGTATATTTAGATGTAAGTGAAAACCATATTCGTTGCATACCGGCTGGCATCACTCAACTTTTTGAGCTCGAAACCCTTTACATGAATCACTGCCCGATGcttgaagaaattggagagcTTCCATCAAGTTTAACAAAGATGGGGGCACAGGGTTGTCCATGCCTAGAAATTGAAACTTTCTCAAGTCCACTTTGGTCTTCTCTGCTCAAATGCTTCAAATCACCAAATCAG TCGACATTTTTTAGGCGGGGGAGATTTCTCATTCCAGGAAGTAGTGGAATACCAGAGTGGGTAAGCCATCAGAGAATGGGGTGTGAAGTAAGAATAGAGCTCCCAATGAATTGGTATGAAGATAACAACTTCTTGGGATTTGTACTATTCTTCCATCATGTTCCccttgatgatgatgaatgTGAGACAACAATCGGTAGTATTCCACTTTATGAATTGACGATATCCCATGGTGATCAATCTGAACGACTGGACTGGATATCGTTTTATTCTGAATGTAAA
- the LOC117906447 gene encoding disease resistance protein RPV1-like yields MHGLIQEMGWAIVREERPGDPHKWSRLWDADDIYDAFSRQEGMKNIQTISLDLSRSKEIRFNTKVFAKMKKLRLLKIYCNDHDGLTREEYKVHLPKDFEFPHNLRYLHWQRCTLRSLPSRFYGGELIEINLKSSNIKRLWEGNKCLGKLKGIDLSNSKQLVKMPKFSSMPNLERLDLEGCTSLRELHSSIDDLKWLTYLNLRGCEQLQSLPNSIEV; encoded by the exons ATGCATGGCTTGATACAAGAAATGGGTTGGGCAATTGTTCGTGAAGAACGTCCTGGAGACCCCCACAAATGGAGTAGATTGTGGGATGCTGATGATATTTATGATGCATTTTCTAGACAAGAG GggatgaaaaatattcaaaccATATCTTTGGACTTGTCTAGATCAAAAGAAATACGGTTCAATACAAAAGTGTTTGCTAAGATGAAGAAACTTAGGTTGCTTAAAATCTATTGCAATGATCATGATGGTTTGACAAGAGAGGAGTATAAAGTGCATCTTCCTAAAGACTTTGAATTTCCTCATAATTTGAGATATCTTCATTGGCAAAGATGCACATTGAGGTCTTTACCTTCAAGGTTTTATGGAGGGGAGCTTATTGAAATCAACTTGAAGTCTAGCAACATAAAAAGGCTTTGGGAAGGGAATAAG TGTCTTGGAAAACTAAAGGGCATTGATTTAAGTAACTCAAAACAGCTTGTCAAAATGCCAAAATTCTCAAGCATGCCGAATTTGGAAAGACTGGATCTTGAAGGTTGTACAAGTTTGCGTGAACTTCATTCATCTATTGACGATCTCAAATGGTTGACTTACTTGAATTTAAGAGGATGTGAGCAGCTCCAAAGTTTACCAAATAGCATTGAAGTTTGA
- the LOC117906446 gene encoding disease resistance protein RPV1-like produces MKFLRKLYLCESGIKELPDNIGYLESLETLDLSNCSKFEKFLEIRGNMKCLKRLYLDETAIKELPNSIGSLTSLQRLSVEKCSKFEKFSDVFTNMRHLWHLNLCESGIKELPGSIGCLESLETLDLSNCSKFEKFPEIRGNMKCLKRLYLDETAIKELPNSIGCLQDLETLDLGGCSNLERLPEIQKNMGNPWALFLDETAIKGLPCSIGHLTGLHQLNLENCRNLRSLPDICGLKSLKDLVIDGCSNLEAFSEITEDMEQLKRLLLRETGITELPSSIEHLRGLDSLELINCKNLAALPNSIGSLTRLTYLRVRNCTELHNLPDNLRSLRCCLLKLDLGGCNLMEGEIPSDLWCLSSLISLDVSENHIRCIPAGITQLLKLQTLYMNHCPTLEEIGELPSSLTEMEAHGCPCLETVTFSSPLWSYLLKYFKSAIQSTRRTFVIPGSSGIPEWVSHQRMGCEVRIELPMNWYEDNNFLGFVLFFHHVPLDDDECETTRGGIAHCELTISHGDQSEQLHNILFYSECKTYRIRDLSYGHKYDRYCSGSTSDPAIWVTYFPQIKIPREYRSSRWNNFKAHFHTPIGGGSFTCRTNTCFKLKSCGIHLLYAQDQIHCTQPSRGSLGDREDHPAKRLKIL; encoded by the exons atgaaatttttgaggAAGCTTTATCTATGTGAAAGTGGTATTAAAGAACTCCCAGACAACATTGGCTATTTGGAATCTCTTGAAACTCTTGACCTCTCAAATTgctcaaaatttgagaaattccTGGAGATAAGAGGGAATATGAAATGTTTGAAGAGGCTTTATTTAGATGAGACTGCTATTAAGGAACTCCCAAATAGTATTGGGTCCTTGACCTCTCTCCAAAGGCTTTCTGTTGAAAAATGTtcaaagtttgagaaattttcaGATGTATTTACCAATATGAGACATTTATGGCATCTAAATTTATGTGAAAGTGGTATTAAGGAACTCCCAGGCAGCATTGGATGTTTGGAATCTCTTGAAACTCTTGACCTCTCAAATTgctcaaaatttgagaaattccCGGAGATAAGAGGGAATATGAAATGTTTGAAGAGGCTTTATTTAGATGAGACTGCTATTAAGGAACTCCCAAATAGCATTGGGTGCTTGCAGGACCTTGAAACTCTTGACCTCGGTGGTTGCTCAAATCTTGAGAGGCTTCCTGAGATccaaaaaaatatgggaaatcCATGGGCTCTTTTTCTAGATGAAACTGCTATTAAAGGATTACCCTGCTCAATAGGTCATCTCACTGGACTTCAtcaattaaatttggaaaattgtaGAAACTTGAGAAGTCTTCCAGACATATGTGGGTTGAAATCCCTTAAAGACCTTGTTATCGATGGTTGTTCAAATCTAGAGGCTTTTTCAGAGATCACGGAGGATATGGAACAATTAAAACGCCTTTTGTTACGTGAAACGGGCATAACAGAGctgccatcatcaattgaacACCTGAGAGGTCTTGATTCCTTGGAATTGATCAATTGTAAGAACCTTGCGGCTCTTCCCAATAGCATTGGTAGTTTGACACGTCTTACATATCTTCGTGTTCGTAACTGTACAGAGCTCCATAACTTGCCTGACAATTTGAGAAGCCTACGGTGTTGCCTATTGAAATTAGATCTAGGTGGTTGCAATCTGATGGAGGGAGAAATCCCCAGTGATTTATGGTGCTTATCCTCACTGATATCTTTAGATGTAAGTGAAAACCATATTCGTTGCATACCCGCTGGCATCACTCAACTTTTGAAGCTCCAAACCCTTTACATGAATCACTGCCCGACGcttgaagaaattggagagcTTCCATCAAGTTTAACAGAGATGGAGGCACATGGTTGTCCATGCCTAGAAACTGTAACTTTCTCAAGTCCACTTTGGTCTTATCTGCTCAAATACTTCAAATCAGCAATTCAG TCGACGCGGAGGACATTTGTCATTCCAGGAAGTAGTGGAATACCAGAGTGGGTAAGCCATCAGAGAATGGGGTGTGAAGTAAGAATAGAGCTCCCAATGAATTGGTATGAAGATAACAACTTCTTGGGATTTGTTCTATTCTTCCATCATGTTCCccttgatgatgatgaatgTGAGACAACAAGAGGTGGTATTGCACATTGTGAATTGACGATATCCCATGGTGATCAATCTGAACAACTGCacaatatattgttttattctGAATGTAAAACCTACCGGATTAGGGATTTATCATATGGCCACAAATACGACCGCTACTGCAGTGGTAGCACATCAGATCCAGCAATTTGGGTGACGTATTTCCCTCAGATTAAAATTCCCCGTGAGTATCGATCCAGTCGGTGGAACAACTTTAAGGCTCACTTCCACACTCCAATCGGTGGTGGCTCTTTTACGTGTCGCACTAACACATGCTTTAAATTGAAAAGCTGTGGGATACATCTGTTGTACGCCCAAGATCAGATCCATTGCACTCAGCCGTCAAGAGGAAGCCTTGGTGACAGAGAAGATCACCCAGCCAAGAGATTAAAGATTCTCTAG
- the LOC117906449 gene encoding uncharacterized protein LOC117906449: MSSFQHRVASSYVWLASKLEENPRKARQILIVFHIMEYRKEYLPVVHLDPFSKEILHSGPSANNGTVTPKEASKLINSESGESKNSMVKRALDILEESKKGDDDPKRRVHTIQV, translated from the exons ATGTCCTCCTTCCAACAT agaGTTGCTTCCAGTTATGTTTGGCTAGCATCAAAATTGGAGGAAAACCCTCGAAAAGCAAGGCAAATCCTCATTGTTTTCCACATAATGGAATACAGGAAGGAGTACTTACCTGTTGTGCACTTGGACCCATTTTCTAAG GAAATTTTGCATAGCGGCCCATCAGCTAATAATGGTACTGTCACTCCCAAAGAAGCTTCCAAGTTGATTAATTCAGAATCAGGCGAGTCCAAGAATTCAATGGTAAAACGTGCCCTTGACATCTTGGAGGAATCCAAAAAGGGTGATGATGATCCCAAGAGAAGAGTCCATACTATCCAAGTCTGA
- the LOC117906443 gene encoding disease resistance protein RPV1-like isoform X1 translates to MASSTQKPSSSSSTSIRQYNFDVFLSFRGEDTRNNFTDHLFENLVRMGINTFRDDQLKRGEEIKSELLKTIEESRISIVVFSKDYAQSKWCLDELAKIMECRDKMEQIVFSVFYHVDPSDVRKQTGSLGEAFSIHERKVDEKKVQRWKDSLTEASDLSGFHVNDGYESKHIKEITNEICKRLNPKLLHIDDVIVGMDFRLKELKSLLSSDLHDIHVVGIYGTGGIGKTTIAKIVYNEIQCQFTSASFLQDVRETFNKHCQLQLQQQLLHDTVGDVEEFSNINKGINIIKARLSSKRVLIVIDDVDQLQQLESVARSPKWFGPGSTIIITTRNQHLLVEYGVTISYKATELHNREALQLFSQHAFKQNVPKADYVNLSNCLVRYAQGLPLALKVLGSSLRGMTIDEWKSALDKFKKNPMKEINDVLRISFDGLDSSQKEVFLDIACFFKGECEDVVLRILDGCKLDPMYNIRVLRDRCLITILDNVIQMHDLIQQMGWAIVREECPGDPNKWSRLWDVDDIYDAFSRQEGMKNIQTISLDLSRSKEIRFSTKVFAKMKKLRLLKIYCNDHDGLTREEYKVHLPKDFEFPHNLKYLHWQRCTLRSLPSRFHGEQLIEINLKSSNIKKLWKGNKCLGKLKGIDLSNSKQLVKMPKFSSMPNLERLNLEGCTSLRELHSSIGDLKWLTYLNLGECEQLQSLPTSMKFEFLEVLYLNQCPKLKKIPEIHGNMGHLKELYLNESGIKELPSSIVYLFSLEVLNLSDCSNFEKFPEIHGNIKFLRELHLEGCSKFEKFPDTFTYMEHLRGLHLRESGIKELPDSIGYLESLEILDLSYCSNFEKFPEIRGNMKCLKELFLDNTAIKELPGSIRCLESLENLNLSYCSNFEKFPEIQGNMKFLKELYLKHTTIKELPNSIGCLQDLEILDLSGCSNLERLPEFQKDMGNLRDLFLDKTAIKGLPCSIGHLTGLDRLNLENCRNLRSLPSICGLKSLGDLFINGCSNLEVFSEITEDMEQLERLLLHETGITKLPSSIEHLRGLRSLELIDCENLVALPNSIGSLTCLTSLRVRNCTKLHNLPDDLRSLRCCLKELDLGGCNLMEGEIPSDLWCLSSLVYLDVSENHIRCIPAGITQLFELETLYMNHCPMLEEIGELPSSLTKMGAQGCPCLEIETFSSPLWSSLLKCFKSPNQSTFFRRGRFLIPGSSGIPEWVSHQRMGCEVRIELPMNWYEDNNFLGFVLFFHHVPLDDDECETTIGSIPLYELTISHGDQSERLDWISFYSECKTFWIRDLSYVDELYPYYSRRTSDPAIWVTYFPQIKIPGEYRSSWWNNLKAHFHTPIGVGSFKCGTNACFKVKSCGIHLLYAQDQIHCPQPSRGSLGEREDHPAKRLNPSKVCLLSFFIY, encoded by the exons ATGGCTTCCTCTACCCAaaaaccctcttcttcttcttctacctcAATCCGTCAATATAACTTCGATGtgttcttgagttttagaggtGAAGACACCCGCAACAATTTTACGGATCATTTATTCGAAAATTTGGTTCGGATGGGGATTAACACTTTCAGAGACGATCAACTTAAAAGAGGAGAGGAGATCAAATCagaacttttaaaaactatcgAAGAATCAAGAATTTCCATAGTTGTGTTCTCAAAAGACTATGCTCAGTCCAAGTGGTGTTTGGATGAGTTAGCGAAGATCATGGAGTGCAGGGATAAAATGGAACAAATAGTCTTCTCGGTGTTCTACCACGTGGATCCTTCTGATGTGCGAAAGCAAACAGGGAGCTTAGGAGAGGCATTTTCCATTCACGAAAGAAAGGTAGATGAGAAGAAGGTGCAAAGGTGGAAGGATTCCTTGACCGAAGCAAGCGATCTAAGTGGCTTCCATGTGAATGATGG GTATGAGTCAAAGCATATTAAGGAAATTACTAACGAGATTTGTAAAAGATTGAATCCCAAGCTTTTGCATATTGATGATGTTATAGTTGGGATGGATTTTCGCCTTAAAGAACTAAAATCATTGTTAAGTAGTGACTTGCATGACATTCATGTGGTTGGGATCTATGGAACTGGTGGAATTGGTAAAACTACCATTGCCAAGATTGTTTATAATGAGATCCAATGTCAATTCACTAGTGCTAGCTTTCTTCAAGATGTCAGAGAGACATTCAACAAGCATTGTCAACTTCAACTACAACAACAACTTCTTCATGATACAGTGGGGGATGTTGAAGAGTTTAGCAATATCAATAAAGGAATCAATATAATAAAGGCCAGACTTAGCTCAAAAAGGGTTCTTATTGTAATTGATGATGTGGATCAGTTGCAGCAATTAGAGTCAGTGGCCAGAAGTCCTAAATGGTTTGGTCCAGGAAGTACAATTATCATTACAACCAGAAACCAACATTTGTTGGTTGAGTATGGAGTGACTATATCATATAAGGCTACAGAATTACATAATAGGGAAGCTCTTCAACTCTTCAGCCAACATGCCTTTAAACAAAATGTTCCTAAAGCAGATTATGTGAACCTCTCAAATTGCTTGGTACGTTATGCTCAAGGTCTCCCTTTGGCCCTTAAAGTTCTAGGTTCTTCTCTTCGAGGCATGACAATAGATGAATGGAAAAGCGCATtggataaatttaaaaaaaaccctatGAAGGAAATTAATGATGTGCTTAGAATAAGTTTTGATGGGCTTGATTCTTCTCAAAAGGAGGTTTTCCTTGACATTGCGTGTTTTTTCAAAGGTGAATGCGAAGATGTCGTGTTAAGAATATTAGATGGTTGCAAGTTAGATCCAATGTACAACATAAGAGTTCTACGTGATAGATGTCTGATAACTATCTTAGACAACGTCATACAAATGCATGACTTGATACAACAAATGGGTTGGGCAATTGTTCGTGAAGAATGTCCGGGAGACCCAAACAAATGGAGTAGATTGTGGGATGTTGATGATATTTATGATGCATTTTCTAGACAAGAG ggaatgaaaaatattcaaaccATATCTTTGGACTTGTCTAGATCAAAAGAAATACGGTTCAGTACAAAAGTGTTTGCTAAGATGAAGAAACTTAGGTTGCTTAAAATCTATTGCAATGATCATGATGGTTTGACAAGAGAAGAGTATAAAGTGCATCTTCCTAAAGACTTTGAATTTCCTCATAATTTGAAATATCTTCATTGGCAAAGATGCACTTTGAGGTCTTTACCTTCAAGGTTTCATGGAGAACAGCTTATTGAAATCAACTTGAAGTCTAGCAACATAAAAAAGCTTTGGAAAGGGAATAAG TGTCTTGGAAAACTAAAGGGCATTGATTTAAGTAACTCAAAACAGCTTGTcaaaatgcctaaattctcaaGCATGCCGAATTTGGAGAGACTGAATCTTGAAGGTTGCACAAGTTTGCGCGAACTTCATTCATCTATTGGTGATCTCAAATGGTTGACTTACTTGAATTTAGGAGAATGTGAGCAGCTCCAAAGTTTACCTACTAGCATGAAGTTTGAATTTCTTGAAGTCCTTTATCTCAATCAATGTCCAAAGTTGAAGAAGATTCCTGAGATCCATGGGAATATGGGACATTTGAAGGAACTTTATTTAAATGAGAGTGGGATTAAAGAGCTACCAAGTAgcattgtttatttattctctcTTGAAGTCCTTAATCTCTCAGATTGTTCAAACTTTGAGAAATTTCCTGAGATCCATGGGAATATAAAATTTTTGAGGGAGCTTCATTTAGAAGGATGTtcaaagtttgagaaatttccGGATACATTTACTTATATGGAACATTTAAGGGGGCTTCATTTACGTGAGAGTGGTATTAAAGAACTCCCAGACAGCATTGGGTATTTGGAATCTCTTGAAATTCTTGACCTCTCATATTgctcaaattttgagaaattccCAGAGATAAGAGGGAATATGAAATGTTTGAAGGAGCTTTTTTTAGATAATACTGCTATTAAGGAACTCCCAGGCAGCATTAGATGTTTGGAATCTCTTGAAAATCTCAACCTCTCATATTGCTCAAACTTTGAGAAATTTCCAGAGATCCAAGGGAATatgaaattcttgaaggagCTTTATTTAAAGCACACCACTATTAAGGAACTCCCAAATAGCATTGGGTGCTTGCAGGACCTTGAAATTCTTGACCTCAGTGGTTGCTCAAATCTTGAGAGGCTTCCTGAGTTTCAAAAAGATATGGGAAATCTACGGGATCTTTTTCTAGACAAAACTGCAATTAAAGGATTACCCTGCTCAATAGGTCATCTCACTGGACTTGATCgcttaaatttggaaaattgtaGAAACTTGAGAAGTCTTCCAAGCATATGTGGGTTGAAATCCCTTGGAGACCTCTTTATCAATGGTTGTTCAAATCTAGAGGTTTTTTCAGAGATCACGGAGGATATGGAACAATTAGAACGCCTTTTGTTACATGAAACGGGCATAACAAAGctgccatcatcaattgaacACCTGAGAGGTCTTCGTTCCTTGGAATTGATCGATTGTGAGAACCTTGTGGCTCTTCCCAATAGCATTGGTAGTTTGACATGTCTTACTAGTCTTCGTGTTCGTAACTGTACAAAGCTCCATAACTTGCCTGACGATTTGAGAAGCCTACGGTGTTGCCTAAAAGAACTAGATCTAGGTGGTTGCAACCTGATGGAAGGAGAAATCCCCAGTGATTTATGGTGCTTATCCTCACTGGTATATTTAGATGTAAGTGAAAACCATATTCGTTGCATACCGGCTGGCATCACTCAACTTTTTGAGCTCGAAACCCTTTACATGAATCACTGCCCGATGcttgaagaaattggagagcTTCCATCAAGTTTAACAAAGATGGGGGCACAGGGTTGTCCATGCCTAGAAATTGAAACTTTCTCAAGTCCACTTTGGTCTTCTCTGCTCAAATGCTTCAAATCACCAAATCAG TCGACATTTTTTAGGCGGGGGAGATTTCTCATTCCAGGAAGTAGTGGAATACCAGAGTGGGTAAGCCATCAGAGAATGGGGTGTGAAGTAAGAATAGAGCTCCCAATGAATTGGTATGAAGATAACAACTTCTTGGGATTTGTACTATTCTTCCATCATGTTCCccttgatgatgatgaatgTGAGACAACAATCGGTAGTATTCCACTTTATGAATTGACGATATCCCATGGTGATCAATCTGAACGACTGGACTGGATATCGTTTTATTCTGAATGTAAA